One Aphelocoma coerulescens isolate FSJ_1873_10779 chromosome 6, UR_Acoe_1.0, whole genome shotgun sequence DNA window includes the following coding sequences:
- the CPN1 gene encoding carboxypeptidase N catalytic chain, with the protein MARWLRPLVGALLLLEGAAALSFLHHRYEELVQALFRVQSQCPYVTRIYSIGRSVEGRHLYVLEFSDYPGIHEPLEPEFKYVGNMHGNEVLGRELLLQLSEFLCEEYRRGNERITRLIHDTRIHIMPSMNPDGYEVAAKQGPDSNGYLTGRNNANGVDLNRNFPDLNTLMYYSREISGPNHHIPLPDNWKSQVEPETLAVIQWISSYNFVLSANLHGGAVVANYPYDKSQDQRFRSHRRTVNTPTPDDKLFQKLAKTYSYAHSWMHRGWNCGDYFADGITNGASWYSLSKGMQDFNYLYTNCFEITLELSCNKFPPEEDLERQWMANREALVAFIEEVHQGIKGMVSDENNNGIAGAVISVRGISHDITSGDMGDYFRLLLPGTYTVTASAEGYQPLTVTATVGPAAPSLVHFQLKQEVVRKPTERKASGTRVNNKALQKKVVPRATRQGTQR; encoded by the exons ATGGCGCGGTGGCTGCGGCCCCTCGTGGGAGCGCTGCTCCTGCTCGAGGGGGCGGCCGCCCTCAGCTTCCTCCACCATCGCTACGAGGAGCTGGTGCAGGCCCTGTTCCGCGTGCAGAGCCAGTGCCCCTACGTCACCCGCATCTACAGCATCGGCCGCAGCGTCGAGGGCCGGCACCTCTACGTGCTGGAGTTCAGCGACTACCCCGGCATCCACGAGCCCC TGGAGCCAGAGTTCAAGTATGTTGGGAACATGCATGGGAACGAGGTGCTGGGCcgtgagctgctgctgcagctctctgAGTTCCTGTGCGAGGAGTACCGCCGGGGCAACGAGCGGATCACGCGCCTCATCCATGACACGCGCATCCACATCATGCCCTCCATGAATCCCGACGGGTACGAAGTGGCTGCCAAGCAG GGCCCAGACAGCAATGGGTACTTGACAGGGAGGAACAATGCCAATGGAGTGGACTTGAACCGCAACTTCCCTGACCTCAACACACTCATGTACTACAGCAGGGAAATCAGCGGGCCAAATCACCACATCCCACTGCCTGACAACTGGAAGAGCCAG GTGGAGCCAGAGACAttggctgtgatccagtggatCAGCAGCTACAACTTTGTGCTCTCGGCCAATCTGCACGGTGGAGCAGTGGTGGCAAATTACCCCTATGACAAGTCCCAGGATCAGCGGTTCAGGAGCCACCGGCGCACAGTCAACACACCTACCCCTGATGATAAGTTGTTTCAGAAG CTGGCCAAGACCTACTCGTACGCCCACAGCTGGATGCACCGGGGCTGGAACTGCGGGGACTACTTTGCTGATGGCATCACCAATGGGGCATCCTGGTACTCACTCAGCAAAG GCATGCAGGACTTCAATTACCTCTACACCAACTGCTTTGAAATCaccctggagctgagctgcaatAAGTTTCCCCCTGAGGAGGACCTGGAGCGGCAGTGGATGGCCAACCGGGAGGCCCTTGTTGCTTTCATTGAAGAG GTTCACCAGGGCATCAAAGGAATGGTGTCAGATGAGAACAACAACGGCATTGCAGGAGCAGTGATTTCTGTCCGGGGAATCAGCCATGACATCACCTCTG GTGATATGGGGGATTatttccggctgctgctgcctggcacttACACTGTCACAGCCTCTGCAGAGGGGTACCAGCCCCTGACGGTGACAGCAACAGTGGGCCCAGCTGCACCTTCATTG GTGCATTTCCAGCTCAAACAAGAAGTGGTGAGGAAGCCTACGGAGCGTAAAGCCTCAGGCACACGTGTGAACAACAAAGCCCTTCAGAAGAAGGTCGTGCCAAGAGCCACCCGCCAGGGGACCCAAAGATGA